ATCGGATATGGGCTGGCCAAGTCCTCCTTCCTCGAGCGGTTGCTCGCCCCTTATATCGTCGCCTCACAGGCGGTTCCGGTGGTCACCATCGCCCCTTTGGTGTTGATCTGGTTTGGCTTTGGCGCGCTGTCCAAGGTGTTGATCTGTGCTCTGACCGTCTTCTTCCCCATGCTGGTGAATACGATCATCGGCATCCGGTCCGTTGACCCGGATCTGGTGGCGCTGATGCGGTCACTGCGGGCAACGCGCTGGCAGACCTTCGTGCTGTTGGAGGTTCCGGCGGCCTTGCCCGTTCTGTTCGGGGGGCTGAAGGTCTCCGTGACCCTGGCTGTGATCGGCGCCGTCGTCGGCGAGTTCGTGGGAGCGGATCGGGGCCTGGGATTCCTGTTGAACCTGGCCCGGGGGATATTGGACACCCCATTGCTCTTCGTCGCCCTGTTCACGTTGGTTCTGATCGCCCTGGCCTTGTATCTGGCGGTGAGCTTGCTGGAGGCACGGTTGCTGCGGTGGCGGCAGGAGGAGTGATGGGCGCCGATGGGATAGGCTGAGAGACCAAACATCAGGAGGTTGTGGATGTCCTTTCGTAGGTTGCTTTTATGGATGGCGGTGCTATTGACCCTCGCCGGGTGTGTCCCACCGATGATGTCGACGCCTCAGCTGGCGGAGACGGGTGTCGGCGCATCGCCTCCGCCTCTGGAGAAGCTGACGCTCGGATTGGGATATATCCCCAGCGTGCAGTTCGCTCCCTTCTACGTGGCCCAGGCAAAGGGCTACTTCCGGGAGGAGGGATTGGATGTCACATTCCGGCACGGTTTTGAGACCGATTTCATCAAGTTGGTGGGGACCGATGAGTTGCACTTCGCCGTCGCCAGCGGGGAGGAGGTGATCCTGGCGCGAGCGCAGGGGTTGCCGGTGGTGTACGTCATGACCTGGTACAACCAATTCCCAGTGGTCGTATTCGCGTTGAAGGAAGCGGGGATCGACTCGCCGAAGGCGTTGGAGGGACGCCGGGTGGGGATCCCAGGGTTGTTCGGGGCCAGCTTTGTGGCGTGGAAGGCCTTGGTTTACGCGGGCGGCATCGACGAATCGAAGGTGACGCTGGAGAGCATCGGCTTTACCCAGGCGGAGGCGGTGAGTCAGGGCCGGGTGGATGCGGCGATCGATTACGCCGTCAACGGGCCGGTGCAATTACGCCTGGCCGGGCGAGAGGTCAGCGTGATTCAGGTGTCGGATTACGTCGATCTGCCGTCCAATGGCCTGGTGACCAATGAGAGGACGATCGCCGAGCGGCCGGATTTGGTTCAGCGGGTGGTGCGGGCGACATTGCGAGGCCTTCAGTACACGCTATCCCATCCCGATGAGGCGTTCGCCATCTCCGTTGAGGCCGTGCCGGAGG
The genomic region above belongs to Chloroflexota bacterium and contains:
- a CDS encoding ABC transporter permease: MGRGSVAVGTRRQTWGRRLAAAGRPDLRRWIIRNAETLLVPVVLIVFLVVWDLIVRVRGYPAFILPSPARVWAKFLIVASDGTLWRHAQITLLEIAGGLGIGVPLALLIGYGLAKSSFLERLLAPYIVASQAVPVVTIAPLVLIWFGFGALSKVLICALTVFFPMLVNTIIGIRSVDPDLVALMRSLRATRWQTFVLLEVPAALPVLFGGLKVSVTLAVIGAVVGEFVGADRGLGFLLNLARGILDTPLLFVALFTLVLIALALYLAVSLLEARLLRWRQEE
- a CDS encoding ABC transporter substrate-binding protein; the encoded protein is MSFRRLLLWMAVLLTLAGCVPPMMSTPQLAETGVGASPPPLEKLTLGLGYIPSVQFAPFYVAQAKGYFREEGLDVTFRHGFETDFIKLVGTDELHFAVASGEEVILARAQGLPVVYVMTWYNQFPVVVFALKEAGIDSPKALEGRRVGIPGLFGASFVAWKALVYAGGIDESKVTLESIGFTQAEAVSQGRVDAAIDYAVNGPVQLRLAGREVSVIQVSDYVDLPSNGLVTNERTIAERPDLVQRVVRATLRGLQYTLSHPDEAFAISVEAVPEAGGENEQVNRAIFDTVLEEWRPPEGTPLGWTDPERWEQAARFMREMGLIDVDVDTSVLFTNRFVESP